A stretch of Leishmania braziliensis MHOM/BR/75/M2904 complete genome, chromosome 11 DNA encodes these proteins:
- a CDS encoding PUF nine target 1, translated as MAPKRCPNRLLVLCASINDVTAWPFWKFLQMKKIRGVTDMALLAFNSDGGSFEARIDGDKYQLKNYAKVRGYQHDMFENFVHRWHDPGRSYFVYGGHGMGDYVELEQNRVSLQVHELAAVFGTRSFEAVLFDACFMANLDCAYHLRHNTRYIGACEGYMWEPDTALDYHVFNTHNASAMSRFKDPLHILRVIQADYCSKAARGDFTIMDTTHIAELRQYVQAHVIQRVYDRATFYSLPQQERLQQMAEASMQASISEFGHPGGDSNVMNGVGGVVARLRSAPSLPEVLALSAAGRPTQRQRMRQAIQFEHALYPSEVEDKQLLDLKSYLTDMLQEEQQRRTWEAAALGPQRRVAAGRRRVRSDALQQGGVFGSAAPTSASSSFAVWRAPPSRALFVDRHGRLPAGASTGRAPLTTGGPVAANGAQEEATVPPPPPSGPYKGSAQEGLDLFHQVVVSHVPPKAASIYAAHLGGLSFTVHEYSAMSRPVEPWLVDSKKLLKRRAKVFLKNGELSEVVMESPKALAPVTSATLLAAVDKVATTAAVLAADSAGKPQHATSVTALPPSSRARMLSTDQRLSSTSSSSLTDGNRSLCLTSSAPLPTSLTDAYNRNTTAAVHDSPERAASYTPLPISKQRTSAC; from the coding sequence ATGGCGCCAAAACGCTGCCCAAACCGCCTCTTGGTGCTGTGCGCCTCCATCAATGATGTCACCGCATGGCCGTTTTGGAAGTTCCTGCAGATGAAAAAGATTCGCGGCGTGACGgacatggcgctgctggccttcaacagcgacggtggcagtTTTGAGGCTCGCATCGATGGAGACAAGTACCAGCTCAAGAACTACGCCAAGGTTCGCGGTTATCAGCATGACATGTTTGAGAACTTCGTGCATCGCTGGCACGATCCAGGTCGAAGTTACTTTGTGTATGGCGGGCACGGTATGGGCGACTACGTGGAGCTAGAACAGAACCGCGTCTCGCTGCAAGTGCACGAGCTCGCCGCCGTCTTCGGGACGCGTAGCTTCGAGGCGGTGCTTTTTGACGCCTGCTTCATGGCGAACCTTGACTGCGCCTATCACCTGCGCCATAACACACGCTATATTGGTGCCTGCGAGGGGTACATGTGGGAGCCTGATACAGCCCTCGACTACCACGTCTTCAACACCCACAACGCAAGCGCTATGAGCCGCTTCAAAGACCCGCTGCACATTCTTCGCGTTATTCAGGCTGACTACTGCAGTAAGGCGGCACGTGGTGACTTCACCATCATGGACACCACCCACATcgcggagctgcggcagtACGTGCAGGCGCATGTCATACAGCGTGTTTATGATCGGGCCACCTTCTACAGCCTGCCACAGCAggagcgactgcagcagATGGCCGAGGCGTCGATGCAGGCGTCCATTTCCGAGTTTGGTCACCCCGGCGGTGACAGCAACGTGATGAATGGCGttggcggcgtcgtcgcccGTCTGCGCAGCGCCCCATCGTTACCCGAGGTGCTCGCGCTTTCCGCCGCTGGTAggccgacgcagcggcagcgaatGCGGCAGGCGATCCAGTTTGAGCACGCGCTTTACCCGTCGGAAGTAGAGGACAAGCAGCTGCTTGACTTAAAGTCGTATCTCACTGATATGCTccaggaggagcagcaacgAAGGACATGGGAGGCAGCTGCGTTGgggccgcagcgccgcgtcgcgGCGGGTCGCCGTCGCGTGCGAAGCGATGCTCTGCAGCAGGGGGGCGTCTTTGGAAGCGCCgcccccacctccgcctcgtcctccttcGCCGTGTGGagggcaccgccgtcgcggGCGCTGTTTGTTGATCGGCACGGGCGGCTGCCCGCTGGTGCCTCTACGGGGCGTGCGCCGCTCACCACCGGCGGCCCAGTCGCCGCGAATGGCGCACAAGAGgaggcgacggtgccgcccccgcccccctctgGCCCCTATAAGGGCAGTGCGCAGGAGGGACTGGACCTTTTCCACCAGGTCGTCGTGAGCCATGTCCCACCCAAGGCCGCTTCCATCTATGCGGCCCACCTCGGGGGGCTATCCTTCACAGTACATGAGTACAGTGCAATGTCGCGGCCGGTAGAGCCGTGGTTGGTGGACTCCAAGAAGTTGCTGAAACGTCGAGCGAAGGTGTTCCTGAAGAACGGTGAGCTCTCGGAGGTGGTGATGGAGTCCCCGAAGGCGTTGGCGCCCGTCACGAGCGCTACCCTCTTGGCCGCTGTGGACAAGGTGGCGACAactgcggcggtgctggcggccgATTCTGCGGGAAAACCTCAACATGCGACCTCCGTAACCGCGTTACCACCTTCCAGCAGAGCGCGAATGCTCTCCACGGATCAGCGTCTGAGTTCCACAAGCAGTAGTAGTCTCACGGATGGCAATCGTTCCTTGTGCCTCACTTCTTCAGCACCGCTCCCCACCTCCCTGACCGATGCATATAATCGAAacacgacggcagcagtgcatgATTCGCCCGAGCGAGCTGCCTCATATACACCATTACCCATCTCCAAACAGCGTACAAGCGCttgctga